A genome region from Tenebrio molitor chromosome 4, icTenMoli1.1, whole genome shotgun sequence includes the following:
- the LOC138129126 gene encoding uncharacterized protein, translating into MASKNTPGLGGEYEILVPAYLALKLNNEDIQDYTIQSNVKNFGKMDDVVIDISMKDERKFGYAMQLKQKDNDSKKLSPESFETANGPFSLKRYCQAFKNLNQRNRQYQFILYTNAEFDPQKATKVTNFNMIKDDRCNGDMFFNTSSEKENVYRFEVNDKTPSDKEITKSDYKEFFSRFTIFVCQKNFKDLERAVIKILENETAAMNYTNLFRKWHQGRFTNKTINKATVNVHLIDIFLSPFVNSNSYLLTAEYEKWNLFQRVVEEFDVVLINDSFENVAMTMTEISEEEVTEKYKTYRKMFKMHANVATDESIMRIAKENKIIEKSVTSLELEVKLKVLQYFYAKQLVINFNTISEKIIYKIMELHQLRSKIKFILIGHGIQPGKLSRFKIFENLKNLSINETLYRDVIQECLLSLQGRKEITLKKLIDSIENICEFVGAKELLQMLKGNFLVGQETEFLPSHYIDRKVSFEVLETDQIFDHRFLKENLVVINFDGKLELVQNKLCKRNINVMSIEHYLKLPKVTKESVIISTNEQCFVKLLGDISKKNRNSPILCLRLFDEDSLSVVMSTRSLPENLSWRRISIKENQIYDHLTRPINILCADPGMGKSTMLKKLRKDCDSKFWIIAIDLKTHNKFLKTKHDINDLLNYLLEGNQDNFSDQIRNIFRSKKKMVFFFDGLDEIETQYTDNVLNYVKELSSKGYHIWLSSRRNLKDKLKASFGEFIMDMEEVKEGQQKSYIGNRLEKTYEYGEIKNLINKIFNSTDIINNCQVLGIPLQLYIITQTFLDDRELYDNITENIFVLTKMYNLFFRGKFKHHRDKQQSNNPHLDLTDMEDCLEKYELLAVHSMFDDNVFQKLNLDMRRTRRFLHEFKTNKDLLGIVTKVNTEGKAEFEHYTYGEYFAANFFANNFDKARIIQKELFSSRYKNLMMIFNIILAEESPLHLALIYENMDQFAKHVKNKTTGMYDKGGRNPLHIVACSGPRFDGFSLLYIVRNSYLKYINILEKLSDSSNNESDTLFQWTPLEYALENNYLGAAEVILNICGCSKELFKYTKNYQNNLDFIHFCLTHGCQILLSSVINDSLKTRKIIEEHYRHFIEHTIQHCYFEESELLRYLIDTFGASHWFIKGTRKGLTSLHLAVLCKKTNAVKLLIEKGASVNAVTVGNHTPLHVAVRNRNMEITELLIQNGASINATSIDIFTETPLRLAIENNDAITAKLLIERGAFINAVANGNVTPLHLAVANGNVQIAELLINKGASVNAVTTYNRTPLHWAAFNKKIETAEFLIKKGASVNATTKDNETPLHFAVMDNSVLVDSDGSFFEYVPNKNKSPLHFAAVVENVDMVKKGYFSTIVTNDDDSPSHLAVSNRNTEIVQLLIGKGACINAVTHRTETALHFAAFNGNVDVVELLIENGAWVDASTKNKETPLHLAAFKGNMETAKLLIKKGASVNAVTSDNKTPLHFAIDNRKVEAATLLIERGASVDAETDVALTKIKINCEDVWSR; encoded by the exons ATGGCTAGTAAG AACACGCCTGGTCTTGGGGGTGAATACGAAATTCTCGTTCCTGCATATCTCGCATTAAAGCTCAACAATGAAGATATTCAAGACTATACAATTCAAAGCAACGTAAAGAATTTTGggaaaatggatgacgtcgtAATCGATATATCGatgaaagacgaaagaaaatttGGCTATGCCATGCAACTGAAGCAGAAGGACAATGACAGCAAAAAATTATCACCTGAAAGTTTCGAGACCGCAAATGGCCCTTTTAGTCTGAAGAGATATTGTCAagcttttaaaaatttaaatcaacgAAACAGACAGTATCAATTTATTCTGTATACAAATGCTGAATTTGATCCACAAAAAGCAACGAAAGTAACCAATTTTAACATGATCAAAGACGACCGTTGCAATGGAGATATGTTTTTTAATACTAGTtctgaaaaagaaaatgtatacAGATTTGAGGTCAACGATAAAACGCCAAGTGATAAAGAAATAACGAAATCGGACTACAAAGAGTTTTTCTCACGATTTACGATTTTCGTTTGTCAAAAGAATTTTAAAGATCTCGAACGAGCAGTAATTAAGATTTTGGAAAACGAAACCGCAGCCATGAATTACACGAACCTTTTCAGAAAATGGCATCAGGGCAGATTCACAAATAAAACTATTAATAAAGCAACTGTGAATGTTCATCTTATTGATATTTTTCTGTCCCCATTCGTTAATTCTAATAGTTATCTTCTCACCGCAGAGTACGAGAAGTGGAACTTATTTCAAAGAGTTGTTGAAGAATTTGATGTAGTTCTGATAAATGATTCATTCGAAAATGTTGCTATGACTATGACAGAAATTTCTGAAGAAGAAGTTACGGAGAAGTATAAAACTTacagaaaaatgttcaaaatgcaTGCCAACGTTGCAACCGACGAAAGCATCATGCGTATAgctaaagaaaataaaataattgaaaaaagcgTTACAAGTTTGGAACTTGAAGTGAAATTGAAAGTATTGCAGTATTTTTACGCAAAACAACTCGTTATCAATTTCAACACCATttcagaaaaaattatttataaaataatggaACTCCATCAACTaagaagtaaaataaaatttattttgatcgGTCACGGAATTCAGCCTGGAAAATTGTctagatttaaaatttttgaaaatttgaagaaCTTATCAATTAATGAAACATTGTACAGAGATGTTATCCAAGAATGTCTTTTATCTCTACAGGGCAGAAAAGAAATAAcgctaaaaaaattgatcgattcgattgaaaatatttgtgaatTTGTTGGAGCAAAAGAACTACTTCAAATGTTGAAGGGCAATTTTTTAGTTGGGCAAGAGACTGAATTTCTTCCATCACATTACATAGAcagaaaagtttcatttgAAGTTTTAGAAACAGACCAAATTTTTGATCACAGATTTTTAAAGGAAAATctagttgttattaatttcGACGGAAAATTGGAACTGGTTCAAAATAAGCTATGTAAACGTAATATCAACGTCATGAGTATCGAACATTACTTAAAATTGCCAAAGGTTACCAAGGAATCAGTAATTATATCAACAAATGAACAATGTTTCGTTAAACTACTTGGAGATATTTCCAAGAAAAACCGCAACAGTCCAATATTGTGTTTAAGATTGTTCGACGAGGACAGTTTGTCAGTGGTGATGAGTACACGTAGCTTACCTGAAAATCTTTCTTGGAGGAGAATATCTATTAAAGAAAACCAAATCTATGACCATTTAACTAGACCCATCAATATTTTATGCGCCGATCCTGGAATGGGCAAGTCGACGATGTTGAAGAAATTAAGAAAGGACTGTGAttcaaaattttggataaTCGCAATAGATCTCAAAACACATAACAAATTCTTGAAAACAAAACATGACATTAACGACCTTTTAAACTATTTATTAGAAGGAAACCAAGATAACTTTTCGGATCAgatcagaaatatttttaggtCCAAGAAAAAGATGGTTTTCTTCTTTGACGGCCTCGATGAAATTGAAACCCAATATACtgacaatgttttaaattacgttaaaGAATTATCCTCGAAAGGGTATCACATTTGGCTTTCTTCCagaagaaatttaaaagataAACTAAAGGCATCTTTCGGTGAATTTATCATGGACATGGAGGAAGTTAAGGAAGGACAACAAAAATCCTACATAGGGAATCGTTTGGAGAAAACATATGAATAtggagaaataaaaaatttgatcaacaaaattttcaatagcACTGATATCATCAACAATTGCCAAGTTTTGGGCATACCTCTACAGCTCTACATTATAACACAAACATTCCTTGACGACAGAGAACTGTACGATAATAtcacagaaaatattttcgttttaacaaagatgtacaatttatttttccggGGAAAATTCAAACACCATCGTGATAAGCAACAGTCGAACAATCCACATTTAGACTTAACAGACATGGAAGACTGTCTAGAAAAATATGAACTCCTTGCTGTCCATTCTATGTTCGACGACAATGTCTTTCAAAAGCTGAATTTGGACATGAGACGCACACGTCGCTTTTTACACGAATTCAAAACAAATAAGGATCTTTTGGGAATTGTCACGAAAGTAAACACTGAAGGAAAAGCCGAGTTTGAACACTACACATACGGGGAGTACTTTGCTGCGAACTTTTTCGCAAATAACTTTGATAAAGCTCGAATTATCCAAAAGGAACTGTTTTCCAGTAGATACAAAAATTTGAtgatgatttttaatattattcttGCTGAAGAAAGTCCTTTACACTTGGCCTTGATCTACGAAAATATGGATCAATTTGCAAAAcatgttaaaaacaaaactacTGGTATGTACGACAAAGGAGGGCGGAATCCTCTACATATTGTGGCATGTAGTGGGCCACGGTTCGATGGATTCTCTCTTCTGTATATAGTTCGAAATAgctatttgaaatatatcaatattttagaaaaattatcCGATTCCAGCAATAATGAATCTGACACATTATTCCAATGGACCCCTCTAGAGTATGCTCTCGAAAATAATTATCTTGGTGCTGCAGAGGTGATCTTAAATATATGCGGATGTTCAAAGGAGTTATTTAAATATACTAAGAATTATCAGAATAATTTAGATTTTATCCATTTCTGCTTGACGCATGgctgtcaaattttattgtcttCAGTTATCAACGATAGCTTAAAAACCAGGAAAATTATTGAAGAACACTATCGACATTTTATTGAACACACCATCCAACACTGTTATTTTGAAGAAAGTGAACTTTTACGTTATTTGATAGACACTTTTGGTGCTTCACACTGGTTTATCAAAGGTACCAGAAAAGGTTTGACCTCTTTGCATTTGGCTGTACTTTGCAAAAAGACGAATGCCGTGAAATTATTGATCGAGAAAGGCGCCTCTGTTAATGCCGTTACAGTCGGTAATCATACTCCGTTACATGTAGCTGTTAGAAATAGAAACATGGAGATAACTGAATTGCTGATTCAGAATGGAGCATCTATTAACGCTACAtctattgacatttttacagAAACTCCATTACGTTTGGCTATAGAAAATAACGATGCGATAACAGCAAAATTATTAATCGAGAGAGGTGCATTTATTAATGCCGTTGCAAATGGTAATGTAACTCCGCTACATTTAGCTGTTGCAAATGGGAATGTACAAATAGCAGAATTATTGATCAATAAAGGGGCTTCAGTTAATGCAGTTACAACATATAATAGAACTCCATTACATTGGGCtgctttcaataaaaaaatagaaacagcagagtttttaataaaaaaaggggCATCTGTTAATGCCACTACTAAGGATAATGAAACTCCGTTACATTTTGCTGTCATGGATAACAGTGTGCTTGTAGACTCCGACGGAAGTTTTTTTGAGTACGTTCCAAATAAGAATAAAAGTCCGTTACATTTTGCTGCCGTGGTTGAGAATGTGGATATGGTCAAAAAAGGATATTTTTCTACGATTGTTACAAATGACGATGACAGTCCGTCTCATTTGGCTGTCAGCAATAGAAATACGGAAATAGTACAATTATTAATTGGAAAGGGAGCTTGTATTAATGCGGTTACACATAGGACTGAAACTGCATTACATTTTGCTGCTTTCAATGGAAATGTGGATGTGGTAGAATTATTAATCGAGAATGGAGCATGGGTTGATGCTAGTACGAAGAATAAAGAGACTCCGTTACATTTGGCAGCTTTCAAAGGAAATATGGAAACGgctaaattattaatcaaaaaagGAGCTTCTGTTAATGCTGTTACAAGTGATAATAAAACTCCCTTACATTTCGCTATTGACAATAGAAAGGTGGAAGCAGCCACACTATTGATTGAGAGAGGAGCATCTGTTGATGCAGAGACGGATGTCGCTcttacaaaaatcaaaataaattgtgaAGATGTGTGGTCACGGTGA